The Pyrus communis chromosome 9, drPyrComm1.1, whole genome shotgun sequence genome has a segment encoding these proteins:
- the LOC137744808 gene encoding protein FAR-RED ELONGATED HYPOCOTYL 1-like, giving the protein MEMEGFKENPSEIHSFPVMNVLCPMKKRKFHEEQLGLPITKSRCLEWVFPSGQSISMFDENLEVKNMIKQTLKRKIDGASLDDGSEPESGRGSNSFVGDSDSATSVYGDSKLGPVHAQTCQYDRTSTSSANGISHSADELKYANGDQQPMHPHGEIQESQNLEEPIQEFGDQVDYIFAEYGDDCIEQCTDTGYEDLIYPNGLNPNTYVLSSGRWNVNQDNSEAQSGGSRKPTIDQEFEQYFSSLML; this is encoded by the exons ATGGAGATGGAAGGATTCAAAGAGAACCCTTCTGAGATCCACAG CTTCCCTGTCATGAATGTTCTATGTCcgatgaagaaaagaaaatttcacgAGGAGCAATTGGGCTTGCCAATAACTAAGAGCAGGTGCTTGGAATGGGTATTTCCATCTGGTCAATCCATCTCCATGTTTGATGAAAACCTTGAAGTAAAGAACATGATAAAACAGACACTGAAGAGAAAGATAGACGGGGCATCCCTGGATGATGGGTCTGAACCTGAATCGGGAAGAGGTAGCAACAGTTTCGTTGGAGATTCTGATTCTGCAACGTCGGTTTATGGTGATTCAAAACTCGGACCCGTGCATGCACAGACATGCCAATATGATAGGACTTCCACTTCATCAGCGAACGGCATCAGCCATAGTGCAGATGAACTAAAATATGCGAACGGAGACCAACAACCTATGCATCCTCATGGTGAAATTCAAGAATCTCAGAATCTTGAAGAGCCCATCCAGGAATTTGGAGACCAGGTGGATTACATTTTCGCAGAATATGGAGACGACTGCATTGAGCAATGTACGGACACGGGTTACGAAGATCTCATCTACCCGAACGGTTTGAACCCGAACACATATGTACTTTCGTCGGGAAGATGGAATGTGAACCAAGATAATTCAG AGGCTCAATCAGGCGGCAGCAGGAAGCCAACCATCGATCAAGAATTCGAGCAGTATTTTTCCTCCCTAATGCTGTAG